The Watersipora subatra chromosome 1, tzWatSuba1.1, whole genome shotgun sequence genome has a window encoding:
- the LOC137405383 gene encoding endoglucanase G-like isoform X2, whose translation MFTGADLRRWMSRTLPGRVMSWGLEPVRVEGLMLWERLRQPLLLDQSYLKHLTQITAIICLTMPLPSINSLRVMKIHIIQLCQRVPNFIRVSLLMARSSSWEDEMAHAAAWLALAHQGTTEETTYLTESQNYLKDDFEQYMWALGWNDKRGLVNFLLYHQLQDSRFSGNLETFIGRWLPGNDVPYTPLGLAFRLEWGNNRYAANAAFLSLLAASEGINEQAYRDFAKSQIDYMLGLVDGGRSYVVGFDSESPKRAHHRAASCPLPEDDATCNWADYHDDVDNPNTLYGALVGGPDANDLYIDERTDFTKNGVSCDYNAGFTGALAGLLHFGERS comes from the exons ATGTTCACTGGGGCAGACCTGAGGAGATGGATGAGCAGAACATTGCCAGGCCGAGTTATGTCCTGGGGGCTGGAGCCAGTACGAGTGGAGGGGCTGATGTTATGGGAGAGACTGCGGCAGCCCTTGCTGCTGGATCAATCTTATTTAAAACATCTG ACCCAGATTACAGCAATCATTTGCTTAACAATGCCACTTCCCTCTATCAACTCGCTAAGAGTAATGAAGATACATATAATACAGCTCTGCCAGAGGGTGCCAAATTTTATTC GAGTTTCTTTGCTGATGGCCAGATCAAGTTCGTGGGAAGATGAGATGGCCCATGCAGCAGCCTGGCTAGCCTTAGCTCATCAGGGAACTACTGAGGAGACAACTTACCTCACAGAGTCTCAAAACTATCTCAAGGATGATTTTGAACAGTATATGTGGGCCCTTGGCTGGAATGACAAACGAGGCCTGGTAAAC TTCCTACTCTATCATCAACTGCAAGACAGCCGATTCAGTGGCAATCTGGAGACGTTTATTGGACGCTGGCTTCCTGGAAATGATGTACCATACACTCCTCTCGGTTTAGCTTTTCGCTTAGAATGGGGAAACAATCGGTATGCAGCAAACGCAGCATTCCTTTCGCTGCTGGCTGCTAGCGAAGGCATCAACGAGCAGGCATACAGAGATTTTGCTAAGAGTCAGATTGATTATATGCTGGGACTTGTCGATGGTGGAAGGAGTTATGTTGTCGGCTTCGACAGTGAGTCACCAAAGCGAGCACATCACAGAGCAGC GTCATGTCCGCTGCCAGAAGATGATGCCACATGTAACTGGGCAGACTACCATGACGACGTTGACAATCCTAACACTCTTTATGGGGCATTAGTTGGGGGTCCAGATGCAAACGATTTGTATATAGACGAGAGAACCGACTTTACAAAAAATGGAGTTTCATGTGATTACAACGCCGGATTTACCGGGGCACTCGCAG GCTTGCTACATTTTGGAGAAAGGAGTTAG
- the LOC137405383 gene encoding endoglucanase 1-like isoform X1, with amino-acid sequence MSAATTMLLHGLIFFDDAYQMIGQYDEGLRQIRWPLDYFMKCHQLTDRFYAQVGSATIDHVHWGRPEEMDEQNIARPSYVLGAGASTSGGADVMGETAAALAAGSILFKTSDPDYSNHLLNNATSLYQLAKSNEDTYNTALPEGAKFYSSSSWEDEMAHAAAWLALAHQGTTEETTYLTESQNYLKDDFEQYMWALGWNDKRGLVNFLLYHQLQDSRFSGNLETFIGRWLPGNDVPYTPLGLAFRLEWGNNRYAANAAFLSLLAASEGINEQAYRDFAKSQIDYMLGLVDGGRSYVVGFDSESPKRAHHRAASCPLPEDDATCNWADYHDDVDNPNTLYGALVGGPDANDLYIDERTDFTKNGVSCDYNAGFTGALAGLLHFGERS; translated from the exons ATGTCTGCAGCGACGACCATGCTTTTACACGGCTTGATATTTTTTGACGATGCCTACCAGATGATTGGACAATACGATGAGGGACTCCGACAAATCAGATGGCCACTAGATTACTTCATGAAGTGCCATCAATTGACGGATAGATTTTACGCGCAG GTTGGAAGTGCCACCATTGATCATGTTCACTGGGGCAGACCTGAGGAGATGGATGAGCAGAACATTGCCAGGCCGAGTTATGTCCTGGGGGCTGGAGCCAGTACGAGTGGAGGGGCTGATGTTATGGGAGAGACTGCGGCAGCCCTTGCTGCTGGATCAATCTTATTTAAAACATCTG ACCCAGATTACAGCAATCATTTGCTTAACAATGCCACTTCCCTCTATCAACTCGCTAAGAGTAATGAAGATACATATAATACAGCTCTGCCAGAGGGTGCCAAATTTTATTC ATCAAGTTCGTGGGAAGATGAGATGGCCCATGCAGCAGCCTGGCTAGCCTTAGCTCATCAGGGAACTACTGAGGAGACAACTTACCTCACAGAGTCTCAAAACTATCTCAAGGATGATTTTGAACAGTATATGTGGGCCCTTGGCTGGAATGACAAACGAGGCCTGGTAAAC TTCCTACTCTATCATCAACTGCAAGACAGCCGATTCAGTGGCAATCTGGAGACGTTTATTGGACGCTGGCTTCCTGGAAATGATGTACCATACACTCCTCTCGGTTTAGCTTTTCGCTTAGAATGGGGAAACAATCGGTATGCAGCAAACGCAGCATTCCTTTCGCTGCTGGCTGCTAGCGAAGGCATCAACGAGCAGGCATACAGAGATTTTGCTAAGAGTCAGATTGATTATATGCTGGGACTTGTCGATGGTGGAAGGAGTTATGTTGTCGGCTTCGACAGTGAGTCACCAAAGCGAGCACATCACAGAGCAGC GTCATGTCCGCTGCCAGAAGATGATGCCACATGTAACTGGGCAGACTACCATGACGACGTTGACAATCCTAACACTCTTTATGGGGCATTAGTTGGGGGTCCAGATGCAAACGATTTGTATATAGACGAGAGAACCGACTTTACAAAAAATGGAGTTTCATGTGATTACAACGCCGGATTTACCGGGGCACTCGCAG GCTTGCTACATTTTGGAGAAAGGAGTTAG